Proteins from a single region of Thermoanaerobacter uzonensis DSM 18761:
- the fliW gene encoding flagellar assembly protein FliW: protein MQINTKNFGIIEYNPEDVIYFEEGIPGFENLHNFLIITDNEENMPFKWLQSIDNTDIAFVVIDPRVFKPNYTFEIDEELIQALQIEDVNHLLIYVIVVIPDEIEKMTANLKAPIIINAKNNKGKQVILDNGEYLIKHPILEELKNAYSNA, encoded by the coding sequence ATGCAAATAAATACAAAAAACTTTGGCATCATAGAATACAATCCTGAAGACGTCATTTACTTTGAAGAAGGAATACCAGGTTTTGAAAATTTACACAATTTTTTAATAATTACTGACAACGAAGAAAACATGCCTTTTAAATGGCTTCAATCAATTGATAATACAGATATAGCTTTTGTAGTTATTGACCCTAGAGTTTTTAAGCCTAATTATACCTTTGAAATTGATGAAGAATTAATACAAGCTCTTCAAATAGAGGATGTGAACCACCTTCTCATATACGTAATTGTAGTAATCCCCGATGAAATAGAAAAAATGACAGCAAACCTAAAAGCACCTATAATTATAAATGCTAAAAATAACAAAGGTAAACAAGTCATTCTTGACAATGGCGAATACCTCATAAAACATCCAATATTGGAGGAACTCAAAAATGCTTATTCTAACGCGTAA